GTCTACGACTATTGGGTGTTTCAGGCCTTCGGATAATATGCTTTCCCGAACCTGCTTTAGCCTCATTTTACAAAATTGCTCATGGGGCTTTAAATCAGAAATATTTGCCAGCTCAACATTTTGTTTTTTAAGTTTGTCAGTTAATAGAAGAAATTCATTATCTGTTGCACCGAAGATCCCTGTTCATTTTCATCATCCTCATTTTATATGTTTTTAAGCATTGTGTTCGCGTTATAACATCGTTATAAAACACTGTTATATTCTGCGCGCGAAAGTATATAAAGGTTTTGCGGTCAGGTGACCACACCACAGGTGTGATCGGCGTGAGCGTGTGAGGGCTATAGCCTCACTCATACACCCATTTTTCATGCACGAGCTCGTACTCTATTATCTCATCTTTTTTGAAGAAAAGCGCAATTTCGCGAGTTGCGCTCGCTGCAGAATCAGAAGCATGAATTAAGTTTCTTCCGGTGACCATGCCGAAATCGTGCCTTATTGTGCCTGGATCTGCGTTCTGCGGGTTTGTTGCGCCGACCAGCCTTCTGATGACTGCTATTGCGTTGTCGCCTTCAACAACAAGTGAAAGAGTAGGCCCTGCGGTTATGAAATCAACAAGCCCTGGAAAGAACGGCTTTTCTTTATGTTCGGAATAATGCGTATGCGCAAGTTCTTTTGAGACGTTTATGAGCTTCATTCCAACGATTTTCAAGCCCTTTTTTTCAAAGCGCGAAACTATTTCGCCAGCTATTGCGCGCTGTACTGCATCGGGTTTTAGCAAAATCAGTGTTTTTTCGATAGGCATATAATCAACTCATTTTAAAACATGTGACTTGCGCGAAGCGCAAGTCGCTCCTTCTTTCTTTTCTATCTTCAACACGAAGTGTTGGAGATGCGAAAAATCGAAGATTTTTCAGCCACCCGGATTTGTCTATTCTTTCTTGGAAAGAAAGAAAAGAAACCGAATTACTTCTCTTTCTTGTCAGCATATATCTTCTCGACTTCTGCTGCCTTGCGCTCGACTTCTTCCTCGATTCCAAGCTTTCTGACAATGTCTTTGTAGCGGTTTCTTATTGTGACTTCTGTCACGCCAACAACGTCTGCGATATCGCGCTGTGTGCGCCTCTCGCCCTTAAGCACTGCCGCAATATAAAGAGCAGCTGCCGCGATTCCTGTCGGGCCTTTTCCTGATGTGACTTCTTCATCAACCGCGCTTTTTAGTATATCCTTTGAAAGCGCCTGCACTGGGCCTGAAAGGCCGAGCAATGATGAGAATCGTGGAATATATTCTTCCGCCAACGCCGGCAAAATCCTAATGTTGAGCTCGCGTGCTACGTATCTGTAAGCCCTTCCTATTTCGCGCTTCTCTATTCCTGAAGCTGCCGCAAGTTCTGAAAGCGTTCTTGGACTGCGTTTTTCTCGGGCAACCGCGTAAATAAGAGCCGTAATTATTGATTCCATCGATCGACCGCGGACAAGGCCTTTTGTTACTGCTTTTTCATAAAGCCTGCCAACTTCCTCATGGACTGATTTCGGCAAGCCGAGGTATGATACTTGCCTTGCAAGTTCTGATAAAGAATATGATAAGTTTCTGTCCTTTGATTTTGTAAGGCGTTTGTTCCACTTTCTTAGGCGGTAGTACTGTGCGCGTTTTTTGACAGACACTTTGTAAAGCTCGCCGACACCTTTTCCGATTTCAGTGGATATTCCTTTGTCGTGCTTTGTGAATGTAAGCGGGGCGCCTGTTCTTGTTCTTTTGGACTGCTGGTCTGTGTCGAATGCGCGCCATTCGGGTGATTGATCTATTTCATTTTCTTCAATTACCATTCCGCATTTGTTGCAGATAAGTTCTCCCCGATGTTCGTCTTTTGAGAAACTTGTGCCGTTGCATTCGGGACATTTTGCTTTCGGTATTTCGGCTGCCATTAGAATCACACACTGCGCACCGAAAGATTTATAAGCATGTTGAATATTTGGTGCGCAAACTGAATATCTATAGAAAGCTTTATAAAGGTTTGTTTTGAGGTTTTATTGGGGTTTGTGGCTGTTTAAAGACTTTTTAGCTATGGAGTTCCAGCATTACATAGTTATTCATCTTCAGTCAATTTTTTGATGTGTTTGTCTTTAATCGCATCCATGAGCTCCAGAACACCAGATAGCGCATTGTCAAAGTTTTTTAAATTGAACTGGTTGTCAACGTCTTCTAAATTGAAAGTGTTACAAGTAACTCGCTCAGGAACTTGCTTATCAAAAAAAACCTTATTGCCGATACTTTTCTTATCCACACCATCTTCCAGATATGCGGCTACCGAAGGCGCAGAAAATATTTCGGGATATTTTTCTTTGATTTCACTAACATCCGTAGTTATAATATGGCAAACATATACAGAAGGAACGGGCGTTTTACCTTCTTGAGAACAATAAAAAGCCACTATCTTGGAAATGCCGAATACATTGTTCATATTGAATGTTGCTGTTGAAAGTCCGAGATGATTATCGTCATAGTCGGGGCTTTTAGTTGTCGGTTTTATGGCCGTGCTATAAAATACATCATTTAGAAACTTAGTAATACTATCTACTGTTTTTTGTGCACCCATAATTACTTAAGTATAGTAAAAACTTAAATATCTATTTATGGTATTTCATTCCCTTCTCAATTGTCAAAGTCCGATAAATCTGCTCAAGAATCAGGATGCGCGCGATTTCATGCGTGAAGATCATTGCAGAGAGCGAAATTGTTTTTTCCGCGCGTCTCTTTACTTCTTCAGAAAGCCCGTTTGCTCCGCCGATGACGAAAATCATCTCGTTTTGCTTCGCTCCACTCGAAGCTTTCCAACCCAAATCCGTTTGTGAATGGTTGGAAATTAAGTCATTCCTGCCGCGAATCAGTTGCGCGAAACTTTCTGTTGTGAGTGAAGCGCCTTTTGGGTCAAGCGCAAAGAATTTCTTTTCCTTGATTCTTGCTAGAAGTGCAACGCCTTCTTTGCGGATGACTTCTTCTACGCGCTCGGATTTGTCTTCTTTTATCTCGGTAACTTCTGTGCGAATAAATCTGTTGATGCGCGAAAGATATTCTATTTCCTGCGGTTTGAACATCTTGTTTGAGCCGATTGATAATATAGAGATCATTGTTTTCGTCCTCTTTGTTTATTATATAGATCTTCAACTCGCGTCAAATCGTCAATTTCCTGCGGCGCGCGATCCACTCTTAATCTTAGAAGTCTTGGAAACCGCAATGCATAGCCCGAGCTGTATGTCGGCGATTTCTGTATCTCTTCATACGCGACTTCTACAACAATCGAAGGCTCAACCATCACAGTTTTTCCCTCCTCTTTTATGATGTGCTCGCGAAGCATTTCTGTAAGCTCGGAAAAGCTCAAGCCTTCTATTGTTTTTTCTTTTATTCCGGTTCCCATCCTACCGATTCCAACAAAGTCTCCAGTGTCGCGGTCAATGCATGCAAGGATGAAGCTTGAAACCCAGTTCGCCCGCTTTCCTTCACCCCATTCGCCTCCGACAATTGTCAGGTCCAGCGATTCCATTGTGGGCTTAAGCTTTATCATGTGGCCGACTCGCGAGCCGGGCTTGTAAGGTGCGCTGATATTCTTGAACATTATACCTTCGTTTCCGGCTTCAAGGGATTTTTTGTAAAACTCTTCTGCCGATGTTTTCGACGCAGTAAGAAGCTGTTCTGCAAGCACCAGGCGCATCGGCATTTCACGTACAATCACTTCGAGCTTTCTGCGCCGGTCGGCGAATTCAGCTTTTATCAGCGATTTTCCGTCAAGATATAATATATCAAAAAGATTTAGTATAATCGGAATCTCTTCTGCGGTCTTTCCTATTTCGTATTTCCGCTTTATCCTGCGCGAGATTTCCTGGAATGCTTTGTATTTTTTTGTTTTCGGGTCAAAGCCTACAGCCTCGCCTTCGATAATGCATGTGTCCGCTCTTATGCCTTTTTTCACAGCGTCCCGGATTTCAGGAAACTGCCTTGTGACATTCTCAAGCCTGCGCGTGAAAATCTCTACATCATCGCCCTTTTTATGTATCTGCATGCGGAATCCGTCGTACTTATATTCTATCGCGCATGGAGTTCCTACAGTCTCGAGCGCATCGTCAATCCCTGTTGATTTTTGTGCGAGCATTACTTTTATCGGGTGCCCAAGCTCAAGAGTTATTGATTTGAATCCCGCATCGCCTTCTTCGCTTGCGCATTTTGCAACAAGGCCGAAATCGTTTGACAATTCAATTGCTTCATCGACTGCAGAGTATATTTTTTCGTTTATTGCTTTCGTAATCTCGTCGCTTTCGGCGAATATGAAATCCGCGCCTATGCTTTTTGATTTTTTCCAGAACGTTTCTTCTTTTGCGATTGTGTCTATTTCTTTGCATGTTGCAATGCGCACCGTATTTTTTTCTTTGAAAATTTCAAACCGTTTTTTTACTTCGCCGCTTTCATCATCTTCTTCGAAGTATTTTGCGATCGTATCCTCAATTACGAATCGTTTGCCTTCAATTTTGAAGAGCCGTTCAAACTCTCTTGCGCCGTCGGTTTTCAGGAGCAGCTGCGCTTTTGAATACGCCGTAGCAAAGAATGCCTCTGCAATAGCGTCCCGCAGTATGCCTTCTGCAACGCCGATTCGCAGGTTTCCGATTATTGTTCGCGCGAGATATTTTGCTTCAAGAGGTGATGCGGAAGAGAAAAGTTCAGAGATTAGCATGCGTTTTTTTTCCTGCGAACCAGAACCTTCATGCGATGGTAATTTTCTCAGGTTTTCGAAAACGTCATTAAGCGAAAGATGCCTTTTGAAGAGTGCGGCTTGCTTTTTTGTTTCTGTGAGATTTTCTGCGACAGTTCCGAGATCTCCTGTTTTTTTCCACTCTTCTTCGATTTTTTTCGGATTTACGCCATAAGTTTTTGAAAGAGTTTTGACCATAAGAAGTGATGCGATGCCAAGCTCTGTTTCGCTCCAGCCGGGATAAATCCTGCCTAGCGCAAGATAGCAGACGTTGTCAAGCTCTTCAGCAGGCGAATTTTGGAGAAAATCGGATAGGATGCGCGCCTTTTCAAGCTTCAGCGTCGTAGCTTCGAGTTTTTGATATGTTTCGGCAAGCGCGCGGTAGAGCATAGAATATAATTAGTTGAATAGATTATAAAGTTTAATTCAAAACTTTAATCTCCACTGCAACCCGAAAGTTATACGCCCCGATTTCTCCGGCTTTGCGCACTTGGAGAATATCCACGTTTTTTCCTGCTGTAATGCAACGCGCTTTTATTTTTTCTCCAAGCGCGCCAATTACCTCAACAGGCGCGAATGTATACAGATGAATTATCGCGCCTTTTTTTGCTTTTGTCAGCGCAAGTTCCAGAAAATCAGCGGCGTTTTTCGGGGCTGGCATGATGATGCGATTGAATTTTCCTTTGATTTTTGGCAAAACTTCTGCAACATCGCCAAGCAGTACCTCGATCTTTTCTGCGATTTTGTTCATCTCAATATTTTCGCGTATGTATTCGACAGCATCTGGATTTATTTCTATTGCAACGATTTTGACGTTCTTGCGCTTTGCCGGGAGTATTGCAAACGGCCCTACGCCTGCAAAAAGGCAGAGAATCCTTTCGCGGCTTTTTACCTGCGATGCTATGCGCTCGCGCTCGCCCGAAAGCCTTGCCGAAAAATACGCTTTGCTTACATCGACTTTATATCTGCATCCGCTTTCGCGGTGCACTGTTTCTGTGAATGCTTTTGGCATGAACTTTTTTGGGATGCCTTCAAACTCACGGGCTCTTTTTGCAACGATTTCCATTTTTGGGATCCTAAAAATACCTTCAACTTCCCCGACTTTATTAAGAACTACTTTGACATTTTTCTGAACATCAAAAACTGCGTTAGCTATTGCCTTTTTCTTAGAAATAAGCTCATCCGGCAATTCAAG
This is a stretch of genomic DNA from Nanoarchaeota archaeon. It encodes these proteins:
- a CDS encoding class I SAM-dependent methyltransferase family protein; this translates as MDLKTSLSAKLSETELNLLPRAFEVVGDIAILELPDELISKKKAIANAVFDVQKNVKVVLNKVGEVEGIFRIPKMEIVAKRAREFEGIPKKFMPKAFTETVHRESGCRYKVDVSKAYFSARLSGERERIASQVKSRERILCLFAGVGPFAILPAKRKNVKIVAIEINPDAVEYIRENIEMNKIAEKIEVLLGDVAEVLPKIKGKFNRIIMPAPKNAADFLELALTKAKKGAIIHLYTFAPVEVIGALGEKIKARCITAGKNVDILQVRKAGEIGAYNFRVAVEIKVLN
- a CDS encoding 23S rRNA (pseudouridine(1915)-N(3))-methyltransferase RlmH → MISILSIGSNKMFKPQEIEYLSRINRFIRTEVTEIKEDKSERVEEVIRKEGVALLARIKEKKFFALDPKGASLTTESFAQLIRGRNDLISNHSQTDLGWKASSGAKQNEMIFVIGGANGLSEEVKRRAEKTISLSAMIFTHEIARILILEQIYRTLTIEKGMKYHK
- a CDS encoding transcription initiation factor IIB, whose translation is MAAEIPKAKCPECNGTSFSKDEHRGELICNKCGMVIEENEIDQSPEWRAFDTDQQSKRTRTGAPLTFTKHDKGISTEIGKGVGELYKVSVKKRAQYYRLRKWNKRLTKSKDRNLSYSLSELARQVSYLGLPKSVHEEVGRLYEKAVTKGLVRGRSMESIITALIYAVAREKRSPRTLSELAAASGIEKREIGRAYRYVARELNIRILPALAEEYIPRFSSLLGLSGPVQALSKDILKSAVDEEVTSGKGPTGIAAAALYIAAVLKGERRTQRDIADVVGVTEVTIRNRYKDIVRKLGIEEEVERKAAEVEKIYADKKEK
- a CDS encoding ATP-dependent DNA ligase, with the protein product MLYRALAETYQKLEATTLKLEKARILSDFLQNSPAEELDNVCYLALGRIYPGWSETELGIASLLMVKTLSKTYGVNPKKIEEEWKKTGDLGTVAENLTETKKQAALFKRHLSLNDVFENLRKLPSHEGSGSQEKKRMLISELFSSASPLEAKYLARTIIGNLRIGVAEGILRDAIAEAFFATAYSKAQLLLKTDGAREFERLFKIEGKRFVIEDTIAKYFEEDDESGEVKKRFEIFKEKNTVRIATCKEIDTIAKEETFWKKSKSIGADFIFAESDEITKAINEKIYSAVDEAIELSNDFGLVAKCASEEGDAGFKSITLELGHPIKVMLAQKSTGIDDALETVGTPCAIEYKYDGFRMQIHKKGDDVEIFTRRLENVTRQFPEIRDAVKKGIRADTCIIEGEAVGFDPKTKKYKAFQEISRRIKRKYEIGKTAEEIPIILNLFDILYLDGKSLIKAEFADRRRKLEVIVREMPMRLVLAEQLLTASKTSAEEFYKKSLEAGNEGIMFKNISAPYKPGSRVGHMIKLKPTMESLDLTIVGGEWGEGKRANWVSSFILACIDRDTGDFVGIGRMGTGIKEKTIEGLSFSELTEMLREHIIKEEGKTVMVEPSIVVEVAYEEIQKSPTYSSGYALRFPRLLRLRVDRAPQEIDDLTRVEDLYNKQRGRKQ
- the ndk gene encoding nucleoside-diphosphate kinase, with amino-acid sequence MPIEKTLILLKPDAVQRAIAGEIVSRFEKKGLKIVGMKLINVSKELAHTHYSEHKEKPFFPGLVDFITAGPTLSLVVEGDNAIAVIRRLVGATNPQNADPGTIRHDFGMVTGRNLIHASDSAASATREIALFFKKDEIIEYELVHEKWVYE